A single genomic interval of Bos indicus isolate NIAB-ARS_2022 breed Sahiwal x Tharparkar chromosome 5, NIAB-ARS_B.indTharparkar_mat_pri_1.0, whole genome shotgun sequence harbors:
- the KCNJ8 gene encoding ATP-sensitive inward rectifier potassium channel 8: MLARKSIIPEEYVLARIAAENLRKPRIRDRLPKARFIAKSGACNLAHKNIREQGRFLQDIFTTLVDLKWRHTLVIFTMSFLCSWLLFAIMWWLVAFAHGDIYAYMEKSGMEKSGLESTVCVTNVRSFTSAFLFSIEVQVTIGFGGRMMTEECPLAITVLILQNIVGLIINAVMLGCIFMKTAQAHRRAETLIFSRHAVIAVRNGKLCFMFRVGDLRKSMIISASVRIQVVKKTTTPEGEVVPIHQLDIPVDNPLESNNIFLVAPLIICHVIDKRSPLYDISATDLANQDLEVIVILEGVVETTGITTQARTSYIAEEIQWGHRFVSIVTEEEGVYSVDYSKFGNTVKVAAPRCSARELDEKPSILIQTLQKSELSHQNSLRKRNSMRRNNSMRRNNSIRRNNSSLMVPKVQFMTPEGNQNTSES, translated from the exons ATGTTGGCCAGGAAGAGCATCATCCCCGAGGAGTATGTGCTGGCGCGCATCGCGGCGGAGAACCTGCGCAAACCGCGCATCCGGGACCGCCTCCCCAAGGCCCGCTTCATCGCCAAGAGCGGGGCTTGCAACCTGGCGCACAAGAACATCCGGGAGCAAGGACGgtttctccaggacatcttcacCACCTTGGTGGACCTGAAATGGCGCCACACCCTGGTCATCTTTACCATGTCGTTCCTCTGCAGCTGGCTGCTCTTCGCCATCATGTGGTGGCTGGTGGCCTTTGCCCACGGGGACATCTATGCTTACATGGAGAAAAGCGGGATGGAGAAAAGTGGCTTGGAGTCCACCGTGTGTGTGACTAACGTCAG gtcttttacctctgCTTTCCTCTTCTCCATTGAAGTTCAAGTGACAATTGGATTTGGAGGGAGAATGATGACTGAGGAATGCCCTCTGGCTATCACAGTCCTGATTCTACAGAACATTGTGGGTTTGATCATCAATGCAGTCATGTTGGGCTGCATTTTCATGAAAACAGCCCAGGCTCACCGAAGGGCAGAAACCTTGATTTTCAGCCGCCATGCGGTAATCGCCGTCCGAAATGGCAAACTGTGTTTCATGTTCCGCGTTGGGGACCTAAGGAAAAGCATGATCATCAGTGCCTCTGTGCGCATCCAAGTGGTCAAGAAAACCACGACCCCAGAAGGCGAGGTGGTACCTATTCACCAACTGGACATTCCTGTTGACAACCCACTTGAGAGTAATAACATTTTCCTGGTGGCCCCTCTGATCATCTGCCATGTGATTGACAAGCGCAGCCCCTTGTACGATATCTCGGCCACTGACCTGGCCAACCAAGACCTGGAGGTCATCGTGATTCTAGAAGGAGTGGTCGAAACTACTGGCATTACTACACAAGCTAGAACCTCCTACATTGCTGAGGAGATCCAGTGGGGCCATCGCTTCGTGTCCATCGTGACCGAGGAGGAAGGCGTGTACTCTGTGGATTACTCCAAATTCGGCAACACCGTGAAAGTAGCTGCTCCAAGGTGCAGTGCCCGAGAGCTGGACGAGAAGCCTTCCATCCTTATCCAGACCCTCCAGAAGAGTGAATTGTCCCACCAGAATTCTCTAAGGAAGCGCAATTCCATGAGAAGAAACAATTCCATGAGGAGGAACAATTCCATCCGCCGGAACAATTCTTCCCTCATGGTGCCCAAGGTGCAATTTATGACTCCAGAGGGAAATCAGAACACTTCCGAATCCTGA